The following is a genomic window from Sedimenticola thiotaurini.
CTCCTTACTCAGACCTATCGGTGGAATAGCTACATTATTTCACAACATCTATATAAGCACTTATATGGGGCGCTCTGGGGTTTTGTAGCCTATCCACTCAGAATGTATTATTCGTTTTATTCATTAGTCGTATGATTGGATTTTAGGCGTAAAAAAGGGACGAACATTCAGTACTCTATATCCGCTCGCATATGTTTTGCACTTTGTTGAGTGATCAGTCCGGCCATTCTGAGTTTCGATTACATGGGCGTTCCGTCGCGGTTATTTTAATGCCAGTGAGTGAATTGTACATGTCGTCAGTAATACACCGATCAATGCGAAGGCCAAGCGACACGACGGTTTACGCGGTTTCTTTGTATATAACCGGTTAGAGACAGTACGGTTGAGCGAACATATTAGGAAAGCAGCTCAATCGTCATTTAATCCGATCAAAGTGTGTGGCGTTTTGGGAGTGAAAAATGGCAAGTCTTGATGGAATTTCCCACAGCCAACTCACCGTTTCAAATATGGCCATATAGATCCCATCCTACAGAAAGTCGCTGATGTCCCAGGAGATGCAAATAGGAGTGGATGAAGATGGCTATTTTATTGTGTTGGCGGACGCAGGGGCATAACGCTAGCGCCAGCAAAAACAGCAGCGGAGTCAGTGGCGTATTGGTTGTCGATGGGAGCCGGGCGTGTGCGGTAATCCGGGTGGTAATTTGTTCCAATGAAAAAACTACCACCCGCAGTCCGGGTAGTAGTTCAGCTGTTCTAGCGGAAGACGATTGCCAACTGGCGATATGGATGGTTATTCAATCAACTCCTGATAAGAGCCCGCATCCAGCAGCTTGTGATACTCCTCCATGTCAAACTCTGTCAGGCGCAATAACCAGCCTTCGCCATAGGGATCTTCGTTTATCATTTCCGGGTCCATCTCCACACTGTCGTTGATATCCACCACCCTGGCATTGAGTGGGGCGATCAGATCAGAGGCGGTCTTCATGGACTCGATGGTCCCGCATATGTCGCTGGTGCAGATGTTTTGTCCCTTAGCCGGAAGATCCAGGCTCACCACGCTGCCCAGAGCGGATTGAGCGTGGTCGGTGATACCGACTACCAGTTCATTGTTTTCCACTAATGCCCAGACATGCTCCGGGCTGTAACGACGATCATCAGGTAACTGCATTGGTAACTCCATGAAATAAAAAACCGCCGCTTCTGCAAGCGACGGCATTGGTCAAATACTCGATTAATCAAAGTGCCAGGTCAGTCCGGCACCCACTTGCCAGGCGCCCGCCTCAACCCTGGTCTCGCCGATGGTCTCGGCCCGGTTCAGTGCTACACCGGCATGGGCATCCAGGGTCAGCATTTTGTTGATGTTCCAGCCTAATCCCAGGGTCACCTGGTCTTCCCAGACCACTTCACCGTTGGTGGCCTGCACATAGCGGGTCAAGACCGGGTTAAGCGGTACTGTTGCGCCGCCCACCAGAAGGGATGTGATACTGTCGACGCGGGAACCGACGTTTTTCTTGATCGGGCTGTCTGCATGGGAGAAGCCGATGCGGAACTTGTACGGGCCGGTGGTGTACTGAGCGCCCAGAGAAAAGATCGTCTGGTTATCGTACAGATCCCGATAGGCATCCGCGCTTTCCCAATCCTTCCAGACCACATCCGCTGCAAGCAGTAACTTACCGCCGGCCAGTGCTTCATTGGCTATACCAAAACCCACCTCCTGGGGTTGCTCAAAGGTGGGGCTGTGAAATCCGGTGGGTGAATACTGCACCATGTTGTCGTATTGAATCGACAAGGGTGAGCGGTAGTAGGCGCCCAGGGTAGTGGAGTCCATGCTGTAATTGGCCCCCAGAGTTGCCCGCACACCAAAGTTGCTGGTGGAGGCGGTGTTACCATTCAGCCCAGCCTGACCAAAACCCATGCCAAGGGTTGCAACGGCGCCGAGCGAAAGCTGCTCGTTAACCTGATAGGCCGCTCCGGCATTAGCGCCGAATACCATGATCTCCGCCAGCGGGCTGAGGCTGCCGGGTATGCTGCGGAAGTCAGACCCGATACCGGCAACCACCCCCAGCCCCAGCCCCAGAGTGACACGCTCGTTCAGCGCCTGGGTGATGGCAATGTTGGGAATCAGATAGGGCCCCGCGTCGGATTCACCCACCCAGGGTGTACCTGTCGCACCACCGTCATGGACGGCATCCACATCCTGCGCGTAGAAAGAGGCGCCGA
Proteins encoded in this region:
- the gcvH gene encoding glycine cleavage system protein GcvH codes for the protein MQLPDDRRYSPEHVWALVENNELVVGITDHAQSALGSVVSLDLPAKGQNICTSDICGTIESMKTASDLIAPLNARVVDINDSVEMDPEMINEDPYGEGWLLRLTEFDMEEYHKLLDAGSYQELIE
- a CDS encoding OmpP1/FadL family transporter, with product MTSANRKLKQAGLLTGLCLACGQLSAANYATDLNLTMMPAAGGMGGVGIARPQDAGSAVFGNPASLTQFKGTNFMFGASFYAQDVDAVHDGGATGTPWVGESDAGPYLIPNIAITQALNERVTLGLGLGVVAGIGSDFRSIPGSLSPLAEIMVFGANAGAAYQVNEQLSLGAVATLGMGFGQAGLNGNTASTSNFGVRATLGANYSMDSTTLGAYYRSPLSIQYDNMVQYSPTGFHSPTFEQPQEVGFGIANEALAGGKLLLAADVVWKDWESADAYRDLYDNQTIFSLGAQYTTGPYKFRIGFSHADSPIKKNVGSRVDSITSLLVGGATVPLNPVLTRYVQATNGEVVWEDQVTLGLGWNINKMLTLDAHAGVALNRAETIGETRVEAGAWQVGAGLTWHFD